A window of Tachyglossus aculeatus isolate mTacAcu1 chromosome 26, mTacAcu1.pri, whole genome shotgun sequence genomic DNA:
TCGCAGGAGCGGTGGCATGGAGGCTCTCGCCAGTCAGATGGGGAATGGTCGCGATGGAAGCTCCTCCCCAAACTCCAAGCAGGAGCTGCAGCCCTACTCGGGCTCCAATCCCCTCAAGCCCAACCAGGTCGGCGAGACGTCCCTGTACGGGGTGCCCATCGTCTCCCTGGTCATCGACGGCCAGGAGCGGCTGTGCCTGGCGCAGATCTCCAACACGCTGCTCAAGAACTACAGCTACAATGAGATCCACAACCGGCGGGTGGCCCTGGGCATCACGTGCGTGCAGTGCACCCCGGTGCAGCTGGAGATCCTGCGGCGGGCCGGGGCCATGCCCATCTCGTCTCGCCGCTGCGGCATGATCACCAAGCGGGAGGCGGAGCGGCTGTGCAAGTCCTTCCTGGGCGAGCACAAGCCGCCCAAGCTGCCCGAGAACTTCGCCTTCGACGTGGTGCACGAGTGCGCCTGGGGCTCGCGGGGCAGCTTCATCCCGGCCCGCTACAACAGCTCCCGCGCCAAGTGCATCAAGTGCGGCTACTGCAGCATGTACTTCTCGCCCAACAAGTTCATCTTCCACTCGCACCGCACGCCCGAGGCCAAGTACACGCAGCCCGACGCCGCCAACTTCAACTCGTGGCGCCGACACCTCAAGCTCAGCGACAAGACGGCCACGGACGAGCTGAGCCACGCGTGGGAGGACGTCAAGGCCATGTTCAACGGCGGGACCCGAAAGCGGACCTTCTCCCTGCACGGGGCcggtggcggaggaggaggaggagggggaggaggaggcggcaaggccgggggtcccggggccgtCTCCGGCTGCGGGGCGGAGctggccccgccgcccccgcacAAGAGCCTCCGCTGCGCGGCCGACGACGACGCGCCCGTCCCCCCGGGCCCGCCCGTCCCCCCGCCCGGGcccccgcaccctccgcaccctccgccgccCCCGCTGCCCCCGCACCCGCCGCGGGGGTTGGGCCtggccggggcgggcgggggcggcgggggtcccggggccggcggcgggggcccggccgggcccggcGTGCGCAGCTACCCCGTCATCCCGGTGCCCAGCAAGGGGTTCGGCCTGCTGCAGAAGCTGCCGCCGCCGCTCTTCCCGCACCCCTACGGTTTCCCCACCGCCTTCGGCCTGTGCCCCAAGAAGGACGACCCGGTGCTGGGCGGCGGTGGCGGGGAGCCCAAGGGCGGCGGGGGCGCGGGAGGCGGGGGACACCtgccgccgggggccggggccggcggcggTGGGGTCGTcgtcggcggcggcgggggcggcggcggcggcggcggggccatGTTCTGGGGTCACCCCCCGGCCGGGGCCGCCAAGGACGCGGCCTccgtggccgccgccgccgccgccgccgccgtctacCCGACCTTCCCCATGTtctggccggcggcggcggcggcggcggcgggcagcCTCCCGGTGCCGCCCTACCCGGGCCAGAGCCAGGCCAAGGCGGTGGCGgccgcggtggcggcggcggcggcggcggcggcggcggcggcggccggaggGGGatccgggggcggcggcggcggcggcggcggcggcggcggaggaggaggaggagccgggtcCGGCGGGGGCtccggggccggcgggggcgtCGGGTCCGAGCCGCTGGAGGTCGGGGTGGAGGCGGCCAAGGAGGGCGGCGAGGAGCGGTGCGCGAGCGCCCCCTcgcgcgggggcggcggcggcggggacgaAGAGGGCGCGGACGAGGGCGgaccgcctccgccgccgccgccgctgggccccctgccgcccccgccgcctcccccgccgccgccggggccCGCGGCGCGCAAGGCCCCCTACGTGTCCGCCTTCCGACCCGTGGTCAAGGACAGCGACAGCATCGCCAAGCTGTACGGCACCACCCGCGAGGCCTACGGGGCCGGggtccgcggcggcggcggcggcggcggcggcggcggcggcggcggcggcggggccggggccggcgggtACCTCAGCCCGGACTTCCTCAGCGAGGGCAGCTCCAGCTACCGGTCCGCCTCGCCCGACGCCGACACGGGCGACGAGCCCGAGGTGGACGTCGAGTCCAACCGCTTCCCCGACGACGACGAGCCCGAGCCCGACGACGGGCCCGACCCCGCGGCCCTGCCCGCGCTGCCCGGGGACCGGGACGGGGACGGCGACCCCGTCGCCATcatctccgccgccgccgccgccccttcctcctcctcttcctcctcctcctcctcctcctcttcgtcctcggcctcctcgtcctcctcgggCGAGGGCCCGGCCGACTCCTCCGACGGCGGCAGCCCCCGCCGTCTCCGACACCGCTTCGGCGAGGTcctgcagccgccgccgccgccgccgccgccgcccccggcgGGCGAAGACAACTCGCGGCGGCCCGAGAGGAGCCCCGACTATGAGCTGCGGGAGCCGGGCGGGACGCTGGCGGGCCCCAAGGTGAGGTCCGGAACCCAGGCCGGGCCCCGCACCCCAAGCCAGGAGGCCGCCCAAGCACgcccctcacctctcctcacgGCCCTTGTCCCTCCGCACGCTCCTCACCTCTCCTCATGCCCCTCACGCCCTTATTCCTTCTCACGGCCCTCACCTCTCCTCACGGCCCTCACCTCTCCTCACGCCCCTTATCCCTCCTCACGGCCCTCACCTCTCTTCACgcccctcatttctcctcatgGCCCTTATCCCTCCTCACAATTCTCACCTCTCCTCACGGCTCTTATCCCTCCTCACGGCCCTCACCTCTCCTCACAGCCCTCACCTCTCCTCATGCCCCTCACGCCCTTATTCCTTCTCACGGCCCTCACCTCTCCTCACGGCCCTCACCTCTCCTCACGCCCCTTATCCCTCCTCACAGTCCTCACCTCTCCTCACGGCCCTTATCCCTCCTCACAGCCCTCACCTCTCCTCACGGCCCTCACCTCTCCTCACGCCCCTCACTTCTCCACACGGCCCTCACCTCTCCTCACgcccctcacctctcctcacgGCCCTCACCTCTCCTCACGCCCCTCACTTCTTCTCACGGCCCTCACCTCTCCTCACGCCCCTCATCTCTCCTTATGGCCCTCACCTCTCCTCACGGCCCTCAACTCTCCTCACGCCCCTCACTTCTCCTCACGGCCCTCACCTCTCCTCACGCCCCTCATCTCTCCTTATGGCCCTCACCTTTCCTCAagaccctcatttctcctcacgGCCCTCACCTCTCCTCACGGCCCTCACCTCTCCTCACGCCCCTCGCTTCTCCTCACGGCCCTCACCTCTCCTCACGCCCCTCATCTCTCCTTATGGCCCTCACCTCTCCTCAAGCCCCTCATTTCTCCTCACGGCCCTCACCTCTCCTCactcccctcacctctcctcatGCCCCTTATCCCTCCTCACGGCCCTCAGCTCTCCTCGTGCCCCTTATCCCTCCTCACGGCCCTCACTTCTCCTCATACCCCTAATCCCTCGCAtgcccctcacctctcctctcgcccctcacctctcctctcgcccctcacctctcctcacgGCCCTCACCTCTCCTCACGGCCCTTATCCCTCCTCACGGCCCTTATCCCTCCGCACGCCCCTCACCTCTCCACAGGCCTCTCACTTCACCTCAcgccccccacctctcctcacGCTCCTCATCCGTCCTCACGCCCTCATGCCTCCGGACGCCCCTCATTGCTCGGGACGCCCGTCACCTCTCCGCAcgcccctcctccctcaggacgcccccccacccccacccctccactcaCCCCTCTGCTCACTCCTCATCCCACCGCTCTCCCTTCGCCCCTCCGCACGCCCGTCACCTCCCCGCCCGCCCTTCATCTTTCCGGACACCCGCCCCCCCCGTCCCTCCGCCACCCGGTCACCCCTCCGACCCGCTTTCCTCGCGCCTCCCGACCCGCGTCTAGGAcgatccacccccccccccccccgagtgcCCCTCGATGCGGGCTTTAATGCCCCCCGGGCGAGCGAGGGTGGGCACACCGCCGCAGCCCCTGGCTTAAAGTCCATCGATTTATGTTGGCCGGGCGATGCCCGAGACTTAGCTACTTCCGCAGCCGGGGTCTGGGGGGCGAACACGCCGGGAAAATGGGCCCGACCCCCTCTCCAAGCTGacaggtcattcaatcgtatttcaatcgtatttattgaccgcttactgtgtgcagagcactgtactaagcgcttgggaagtacaagttggcaacgtataggtcCCCGAAGGCTCCCGGGTTTTATGGGAGCGATAGGTATCTCTTCTATTACACAGTGCGCTTATTGAGTGACTAGGTAAAGCAAATAAAGAGCAGTAATGCAAACCGAGTGCTCACGACACGCACTCGCCTGCTCCGCGGGGTTTAGGATACCGGAAAGGTGGGGAGGTGATCTGCAAAATAACGTTCCTTCCCATTATTAAATCGCGCCTCAATGGAGGGCTTGAGATACCGTCGAGAGGACCATCGTTCCCCAGATCGCGGGGCTCGGCGGGGTTGCGACGGTGAATGTCTGGAGAGTAGGGCGGCTGGACAGAATTAAAGCGGAAAAATCTAAGGTTCGGGCCCCTACGGCCGACTCCAGCCACACCCAGATAACTAACTGCCTGCATGTTGCTGTCTCGAGCAATCTAGAATGTCCATACTCCCACCATCTCGCTGTTATAACGGGGTAGCTTGATAGGAAACACATAAGAAAAAATTCCTTCCCATTTttcttggtgtgtgtgtgtgtgggggggagcaaCTTTCCTAATTTTAGAGAAGCTAAGATAGAAAATGAATCGGGGGTGTAAGCCTCAGGTACAgggatgagaagaggaaaggagaggaaaaaggagagtggGGGGCGGTGATGGATCTGGATGCTGAATAAGAGCCCTAATTATTCGATATTTTAAAGGTGATTCTTAACACCGGAAAATTTGCATCTTTTCCCAGTAAAACACAAATAATTAACCGGATTAGAAGGCCCGTCTTTTaccatgggggcggggggggggcaggaacgGGGAGAGGATAAATTACCTAAAATTAGGCGGATGCTGAGTTTGTGGGGGCTGGCCGGGTTTGAAAAGCCCTTGTTTTCCGCGGCTGAATTTTAATTTGGGTAATTTTCTCAAGAGCACTAATAATTGCATTTCATTCAAACGACCGTGCTCAAATAGATGGACCTTcgtccggggggtgggggggggggcagacctAACCTCTCTTGCGTCACAAACTCGGAGGCGGCCTGGAAAACCCAGCGggagcacccccacccccaccgttcACCCCTGTCCCCTTTCCACGAAATCTGGCTGGAGCTGCCTCTTTCCCCGGCAGCGAACGGACAAACCCCTGGCTAATTGCATTTCATTTTTCATCCATTTTGCAGGTGTACACACAGGCAAGGGACGAGCATTTGCAGACGCTGAAGAGCTCCTCCACGTTGGGGCCCGCAGCCACTTACCACTGCAACCCTGAGGCAAATGGTAAAATTGACCTTCTCACCGAAGACTCCAGAGGCCTGAAACTgcactggggaaggggatgggcgggggagagacagggagaaggggcaaggggaaggcgggggagaggaggtcTGTATTCAAACCTCTGATCGCTTTTGTCCCCCCAAAAAATAACCCAAACTGTTCGTGTTGATAGTCATTTAGTCAAATGATTTCCATTTTGGCACCACCTTCAAAGCAGGGTAGCTCGTGTAATCAGTTTCTCAACGAAGCAACGCATGAGGGtgtttttatttatatgtttGCCCGGTTTAGTGGAAGAGGGGTGAGGGATGATAGGGGAGGTGAatatgtgtgagagtgtgtgtgtgtgttcgctgTGAGAAAGCAGTTTGGGTTTTTGTTGTAAAGGTACGTCCCAGTCGCCAGTGGGAATCTGTTACTGTTTTTTGTAAAAAGACCTGGGTGTTTAAAagcccctcacccacccaccttcCACCCTCTCCTCACCGAAAACACGAACGAAACTTTTGTCATCTCGGTGACCGGCGCGGCTCCGGAATCTATTTATTAATTCCCAAGATGACTGCAGTGTAGCTCATGGCCCAGTCTCTCCACTCGATGTAGGTCATTTCTCCCcgatgatggggggtgggggggtgggcgggggtacAGAGGGAGGAGGTGCCCGCTGCACAGAGCAAGGTAACATAGATTTACCTCGAGTTAACAACGCTCCCAGAGAACAAGCCGCTCTTTCGATAGCAAGGGGATTAGGGGCTCCCCTAAGAAGGCTTTAATAAGGACTTTGTCCTTAATTATGTAATTAAGGATATCTCACGATCATACTTTCGTTGCTTATAGTTGAAAATCGGTTTATTACTTTTAAGAGCAAGATAAAGAAGACAATCACTCAACAGCCGAggatttacagacgaggaaatccTATCAAGACCAAAGGAATGTCTCGCAGCTTAGCCCTGTAAATACTGACCGAGGTAAGCGGTCGTTCCCGccgcctccctcttctcccttctccctttccccatttcaCCCAGCCGCACACAGGCTCACTCGTTTCCCTAGCCCTGAGCGGCCCCCCTCTCCCTGGTGAGGTTGAGGGGAGGTATGGGGGTCCCCCCCAACCCTGGGGGCTGAAGCACCGCGCAGCTCGAACTTCTtcaccattcatccattcattcattcaatcgtacttattgagcgcttactgtgtgcagagaactgtactaagcgcttgggaagcacaaattggcaacttatagtagagatggtccctacctaacaacgggctcacagtttagaagactagACCAGGCTGTTGCAAGGCCCGCATAAATAATAGATATTTTGACACCACTTATTCACACCGGAAAGGAAATGATTTAAATCAACAGTAAAAGGCTGTCCCCTCCAGCTCCAGGcgaataaatatttaaataagtTGGTGAATTGTAAGTCGGTTTTCATATGTTGCTGTCTCCTTGATTTCCGCTCCACCCCGGGTCTCCTTCCGTCACGGCCCGCGGCTGGTTATTTCGGGACAAGGACAAGGAGACGGAGCGTCAAAAGA
This region includes:
- the SKOR1 gene encoding SKI family transcriptional corepressor 1, which gives rise to MEALASQMGNGRDGSSSPNSKQELQPYSGSNPLKPNQVGETSLYGVPIVSLVIDGQERLCLAQISNTLLKNYSYNEIHNRRVALGITCVQCTPVQLEILRRAGAMPISSRRCGMITKREAERLCKSFLGEHKPPKLPENFAFDVVHECAWGSRGSFIPARYNSSRAKCIKCGYCSMYFSPNKFIFHSHRTPEAKYTQPDAANFNSWRRHLKLSDKTATDELSHAWEDVKAMFNGGTRKRTFSLHGAGGGGGGGGGGGGGKAGGPGAVSGCGAELAPPPPHKSLRCAADDDAPVPPGPPVPPPGPPHPPHPPPPPLPPHPPRGLGLAGAGGGGGGPGAGGGGPAGPGVRSYPVIPVPSKGFGLLQKLPPPLFPHPYGFPTAFGLCPKKDDPVLGGGGGEPKGGGGAGGGGHLPPGAGAGGGGVVVGGGGGGGGGGGAMFWGHPPAGAAKDAASVAAAAAAAAVYPTFPMFWPAAAAAAAGSLPVPPYPGQSQAKAVAAAVAAAAAAAAAAAAGGGSEPLEVGVEAAKEGGEERCASAPSRGGGGGGDEEGADEGGPPPPPPPLGPLPPPPPPPPPPGPAARKAPYVSAFRPVVKDSDSIAKLYGTTREAYGAGVRGGGGGGGGGGGGGGGAGAGGYLSPDFLSEGSSSYRSASPDADTGDEPEVDVESNRFPDDDEPEPDDGPDPAALPALPGDRDGDGDPVAIISAAAAAPSSSSSSSSSSSSSSSASSSSSGEGPADSSDGGSPRRLRHRFGEVLQPPPPPPPPPPAGEDNSRRPERSPDYELREPGGTLAGPKVYTQARDEHLQTLKSSSTLGPAATYHCNPEANEQDKEDNHSTAEDLQTRKSYQDQRNVSQLSPVNTDRGDEGLTLDVTGTPLGEKDIENLAKDELQKLLLEQMELRKKLEREFQSLKDNFQDQMKRELAYREEMVQQLQIVRDTLCNELDQERKARYAIQQKLKEAHDALHHFSCKMLTPRHCTGNCSFKPPLLP